In the genome of Mytilus edulis chromosome 3, xbMytEdul2.2, whole genome shotgun sequence, one region contains:
- the LOC139515863 gene encoding mitochondrial amidoxime-reducing component 1-like, whose product MDNILLALAGTSFFKYAAYMYMSKRSYQCVGTVSELYLYPVKSCKGLKVNSLRCTRLGVEYDGMYDRHWVFATEKDGQWITQRQEPRMALISISLHGDAIHFDAPGMTTLKLPKDPKKEQCKVKKVQVKMDIIESLDCGTEAAAWISKFLGRKMCLHYSPSDMEKRDAVNAQKLWSHDAKKGDLFAFSDYCAYMMLSQSGLDELNNRLAEPVTCLNFRSNIIVKGCPPYDEDEWDVIKIRKAKFRNIDACTRCILTTVDPFKGEKSKDEEPLKTLQTYRAFEPYPPSKPLFGIHLANDVEDVIHVGDPIYAIRK is encoded by the exons ATGGACAACATACTCTTAGCACTGGCTGGCACATCTTTTTTTAAGTATGCTGCATATATGTATATGTCCAAAAGATCTTATCAATGTGTTGGGACAGTCTCTGAACTCTACCTCTATCCCGTAAAGTCCTGCAAGGGCCTCAAAGTAAACAGTTTACGATGTACCCGGCTCGGTGTGGAGTATGACGGCATGTATGACAG ACACTGGGTCTTTGCCACAGAAAAAGATGGCCAGTGGATTACACAGAGACAAGAGCCGCGCATGGCTCTAATATCAATTTCTTTACATGGAGATGCAATACACTTTGATGCACCAGGTATGACAACGCTCAAGTTACCAAAAGATCCGAAGAAGGAACAATGTAAAGTGAAAAAAGTCCA GGTAAAGATGGATATTATCGAATCTCTGGATTGTGGAACCGAGGCTGCTGCGTGGATCAGTAAATTCTTGGGCAGAAAGATGTGTCTGCACTACTCACCGAGTGACATGGAGAAACGTGATGCTGTCAATGCTCAAAAGCTCTGGAGCCATGATGCTAAAAAGGGGGATCTg TTTGCATTTTCTGACTATTGCGCTTACATGATGTTGTCTCAGTCGGGTCTCGATGAACTTAACAATCGTCTCGCCGAGCCAGTCACGTGTCTTAACTTCAGGTCTAACATCATTGTTAAAGGATGTCCACCATATGACGAG GACGAATGGGACGTCATAAAGATAAGAAAGGCTAAATTCAGAAATATAGATGCATGTACAAG ATGCATTCTGACGACAGTGGATCCATTCAAAGGAGAAAAGTCCAAAGATGAAGAACCATTAAAGACCTTGCAAAC gtaCAGAGCCTTTGAACCTTATCCTCCAAGTAAACCCTTATTTGGAATCCATCTTGCCAACGACGTAGAAGATGTCATCCATGTTGGAGACCCGATCTACGCCATACGAAAATAG